One Bacillus sp. 1780r2a1 DNA segment encodes these proteins:
- a CDS encoding iron-containing alcohol dehydrogenase, whose translation MMTLTVKNINRALPTTYSNFLTIENLRFGLDSVYSLPEELKKLRVKKAVIISDKGIERVGMVQHVLELVESAGVQATTFTEIEGEPTFTLLKRAIGFMKEVESEVIIGIGGGSALDVAKATAALADKEYIAPYLSGEETISSRSIKCILLPTTSGTGSEVTMNAIFGDEEQEIKRGIVSKYLLPDLAIIDPYLTRSCPPRVTAASGVDAFTHAIESYVSVNATPLTKMYAEKAMKLFSSNITKAVHNGQNIESRIGMSWVSVLAGVSLANAGVGAVHALAYPLGGKYHIEHGIANALLLPFVFEKVGRTCTEEMAEVAMYLELGDYTTRPHDALKAVVHYLYDLLTTLELPTSLAELGIKEDDLPVLAEQASQIDRLLVNTPYQLNEKSILEIYRKAFQGVLKGGETLC comes from the coding sequence ATGATGACTTTAACTGTTAAAAATATAAATCGAGCTTTACCTACTACGTACTCTAATTTTTTAACCATAGAAAACCTTCGATTTGGACTTGATTCAGTTTATTCGTTACCTGAAGAGTTGAAAAAGTTGCGTGTGAAAAAAGCTGTCATTATAAGCGATAAAGGGATAGAGCGCGTTGGCATGGTTCAACATGTCCTTGAGCTAGTTGAATCAGCGGGGGTACAGGCAACGACCTTTACAGAAATTGAAGGTGAACCAACATTTACATTGTTAAAAAGAGCAATAGGTTTTATGAAAGAAGTAGAAAGTGAAGTAATAATTGGAATTGGTGGTGGGAGTGCGCTTGATGTCGCTAAAGCTACGGCGGCACTTGCAGATAAGGAGTATATAGCTCCCTACTTAAGTGGAGAAGAAACTATTTCATCTAGAAGTATTAAATGTATTCTGCTTCCCACCACCTCAGGAACTGGATCAGAAGTAACAATGAATGCTATTTTTGGAGACGAAGAGCAAGAAATTAAAAGAGGTATTGTCAGTAAATATCTTCTTCCTGATCTGGCAATAATCGACCCTTACCTCACGCGTTCATGCCCACCACGAGTAACCGCCGCTTCTGGAGTAGACGCTTTTACACATGCTATTGAGTCCTATGTCTCAGTAAATGCTACGCCGTTAACGAAAATGTATGCCGAAAAAGCAATGAAATTATTTAGTTCAAATATCACCAAAGCAGTTCATAATGGTCAGAATATAGAAAGTCGTATTGGAATGAGCTGGGTAAGTGTTCTTGCAGGCGTTTCATTAGCTAATGCTGGCGTAGGAGCTGTTCATGCTCTAGCGTATCCTCTTGGAGGCAAATATCATATTGAACATGGAATTGCTAATGCGCTGCTTTTACCTTTTGTTTTTGAAAAGGTTGGAAGAACATGTACTGAAGAAATGGCAGAAGTAGCAATGTACCTCGAACTTGGAGATTATACAACAAGACCTCACGATGCACTCAAAGCAGTCGTACACTACCTTTACGACTTATTAACCACCCTTGAATTACCGACTTCGCTAGCTGAACTTGGAATAAAAGAAGACGATTTACCAGTCCTTGCAGAGCAAGCCTCACAGATCGATCGCTTACTAGTTAATACACCGTATCAACTCAATGAAAAAAGTATTTTAGAGATTTATAGAAAGGCATTTCAAGGTGTACTGAAAGGAGGTGAAACGCTATGTTGA
- a CDS encoding DUF5412 domain-containing protein: protein MKKRYILAFASISIFLAVGFIWWFLFAPSRLQFVPKGEYVSQSTSPNGEYVVKIYRSSGGATTPFAIRGELTDTNKVFNKKKNIYWNYPEETAEVTWVDNQTVNISGHILNVKKDTFNANEAGN, encoded by the coding sequence TTGAAGAAACGCTACATATTGGCTTTTGCTTCAATCAGTATTTTTTTAGCTGTAGGGTTTATTTGGTGGTTTCTTTTTGCACCTAGTCGCCTGCAATTTGTTCCAAAAGGAGAATATGTTTCTCAAAGTACCTCTCCTAACGGCGAATATGTAGTAAAGATTTATCGCTCGAGTGGTGGGGCTACTACGCCTTTTGCTATTAGAGGAGAATTAACTGATACAAACAAGGTTTTTAATAAAAAGAAAAATATTTATTGGAACTATCCTGAAGAAACAGCTGAAGTCACGTGGGTAGATAATCAAACAGTTAATATTAGTGGTCATATATTGAATGTTAAAAAAGATACATTTAATGCGAATGAGGCAGGTAATTAG
- a CDS encoding ester cyclase — protein MTKLSELSQEAPKSSTDTSNKPNNEKVFYGNSKEIKPFGYSDYNEFLTNTESKQRMQGFDKQYLNFVDYIVKITHHIWEDKGIGIIYQTYHNNITMHLGSQSVQGINEVVSGTLQTLHAFPDRKLIGENVIWSGNDQEGFLSSHRISSNATNLGESSFGPATGKKVYFRTIVDCFVHSNRIVEEWLVRDNLHLVQQLGFDPIEIAKKMPNKRPPFQSDFGLSQTMEGQRVPSVYSPQSTKFEIGDFILKMYNLVWEWKLFNHLKDFYADNAVSHYICNKDLIGINQMQGMLVSLFASFPNAKFLIDRVTCNEGIVKDEWEVAVRWRLQGLHEGIGYFGKPSGNTVEILGITHIKVRNEKIVEEWITFDGLDVLTQIHSPKKSEVAATNIEERV, from the coding sequence GTGACAAAATTAAGTGAATTGAGCCAAGAAGCTCCAAAATCCTCTACGGATACGAGCAATAAGCCTAATAATGAGAAGGTTTTTTACGGTAACTCAAAAGAAATTAAGCCATTTGGATACTCAGATTATAATGAATTTCTTACCAATACAGAAAGTAAGCAACGAATGCAAGGGTTTGATAAACAGTACCTTAATTTTGTTGATTACATTGTTAAAATAACTCATCATATTTGGGAAGATAAAGGGATAGGCATTATTTATCAAACATATCACAATAACATTACGATGCACTTAGGTAGTCAAAGCGTGCAGGGCATTAACGAAGTAGTATCAGGAACGCTTCAAACATTACATGCTTTTCCAGATCGGAAGTTAATTGGTGAAAACGTTATATGGTCTGGAAATGATCAAGAGGGATTTTTATCTTCTCACCGTATTTCTTCCAATGCAACGAATTTGGGAGAATCGAGTTTTGGACCTGCTACGGGGAAGAAAGTTTATTTTAGAACTATAGTAGATTGTTTTGTTCACTCTAACAGAATTGTTGAAGAATGGCTTGTAAGAGATAATCTTCACCTTGTACAGCAACTAGGTTTTGATCCAATAGAAATTGCTAAGAAGATGCCAAATAAGAGACCCCCATTTCAATCTGATTTTGGTTTAAGTCAAACCATGGAAGGACAAAGAGTTCCTTCTGTTTATTCTCCACAATCAACAAAATTTGAAATTGGAGACTTCATTTTAAAGATGTATAACTTAGTGTGGGAATGGAAGTTATTCAATCATTTAAAAGATTTTTATGCTGATAACGCAGTAAGCCATTATATATGCAATAAGGATTTAATTGGTATTAATCAAATGCAAGGAATGTTGGTAAGTTTATTTGCTTCTTTTCCAAATGCGAAATTTCTAATCGACCGTGTAACATGTAACGAAGGAATCGTAAAAGATGAATGGGAAGTTGCCGTTAGATGGCGGTTACAAGGTCTTCACGAAGGAATCGGCTACTTTGGAAAACCAAGTGGAAACACAGTAGAAATTTTGGGCATTACTCATATCAAAGTGCGAAATGAAAAGATAGTAGAAGAATGGATTACATTTGATGGATTGGACGTATTAACTCAAATTCATTCCCCAAAAAAATCTGAAGTAGCAGCAACAAATATAGAAGAGCGCGTCTAA
- a CDS encoding cupin domain-containing protein codes for MPTQQPKIKRHISSEKMEENWIVRFDDLKSKSIPLMFIDSIIPGHQRLNYALIGDTASENDDYSPEITEPHGFQIGMVKAPPGNGPAYHTHDYIEAFLPLSGKWRFYWGNSEDEIEGETIIEEWDLISLPPGLWRGFENISDEDAWIFAVLEQHEVFNGKDPYWSPQVIKKAAEHGFYADELGKMIKPDNFSELEKKMAEKLRSGEK; via the coding sequence ATGCCAACACAACAACCTAAAATCAAACGCCATATCTCAAGTGAAAAAATGGAGGAAAACTGGATTGTTCGCTTTGATGATTTAAAGTCAAAGTCAATTCCTCTAATGTTTATCGACAGTATTATTCCGGGCCATCAACGACTGAATTATGCTCTTATTGGAGATACAGCAAGTGAAAACGATGATTACTCTCCTGAAATCACTGAGCCACATGGGTTTCAAATTGGAATGGTAAAAGCACCTCCTGGAAATGGTCCGGCTTATCATACACACGACTACATCGAGGCGTTTCTTCCTCTTTCCGGAAAATGGCGTTTTTATTGGGGAAACAGTGAAGACGAAATTGAAGGTGAAACAATCATTGAGGAATGGGATTTAATTTCACTACCTCCAGGTCTATGGAGAGGATTTGAAAACATTAGTGACGAGGATGCTTGGATTTTTGCGGTACTTGAACAGCATGAAGTATTTAATGGAAAAGATCCATATTGGTCTCCTCAAGTTATAAAGAAAGCTGCAGAGCACGGCTTTTATGCAGATGAGTTAGGTAAGATGATTAAACCTGACAACTTCAGCGAACTAGAAAAGAAAATGGCAGAAAAGCTCCGTTCTGGAGAAAAATGA
- a CDS encoding aldehyde dehydrogenase family protein: MLKHEVAQQLFINGKWKAGSDFYDLTSPYSKKMIASVPLANETDVEAAIKSAHKGAEQMRQLTSLERSEILEKVSTIFKEKAEQAAEILALECAKPIKDARAEISRTIETYKFASEEAKRIHGEIIPMDAAKNGKGRLAFTVREPLGTIAAITPFNFPFNLVAHKLGPAFAAGNSVILKPATQTPLSALFTARAFEEAGLPAGALNVVTGKGSVIGNQLVKDSRIKMITFTGSLEVGLDIKRQSGLKKVTLELGSNSAVIVDSVEHLGDVVERCIQGAFSYAGQVCISVQRIYVQKELYHLFLEKFIEKAKRLIIADPLLESTDLSSMINISEAERVEKWIHEAVEAGAKVVCGGQREGAILQPTVITEAKQTLPLNCKEAFAPIVTITPYEQLEEAITLVNNSEYGLQAGVYTTSIRKAFYATENLQVGGVMINDIPTYRVDQMPYGGVKNSGTGREGIKYSIDEMTELKLVNFKL; encoded by the coding sequence ATGTTGAAACATGAAGTCGCACAACAGCTGTTTATTAATGGTAAATGGAAAGCCGGCAGTGACTTCTATGACTTAACATCTCCCTACAGCAAAAAAATGATTGCTAGTGTGCCTTTAGCAAATGAAACTGACGTAGAAGCTGCAATAAAAAGCGCTCATAAAGGTGCAGAACAAATGCGACAATTAACTTCTCTAGAACGATCTGAAATCCTAGAAAAAGTGTCAACTATTTTTAAAGAAAAAGCTGAACAGGCAGCAGAAATTCTTGCATTAGAATGTGCTAAGCCTATCAAGGATGCCCGCGCTGAAATATCAAGAACCATTGAGACGTATAAGTTTGCTAGTGAAGAAGCGAAACGTATCCATGGAGAAATTATTCCAATGGATGCTGCCAAAAACGGTAAAGGCAGGTTAGCTTTTACCGTTCGTGAACCTTTAGGAACTATCGCAGCCATTACGCCGTTTAACTTTCCATTTAACCTTGTTGCGCATAAGTTAGGACCGGCTTTTGCTGCAGGTAATTCTGTCATTCTTAAACCTGCCACCCAAACACCTTTAAGTGCTCTATTTACGGCCCGAGCTTTTGAAGAAGCTGGTTTACCCGCAGGAGCATTAAATGTAGTTACTGGTAAAGGAAGCGTTATTGGTAACCAATTGGTTAAGGATTCAAGGATTAAAATGATAACTTTTACAGGAAGCTTAGAAGTAGGTCTAGATATCAAAAGGCAATCAGGATTAAAGAAAGTAACCCTTGAGTTAGGTTCAAATTCAGCTGTTATTGTTGATAGCGTTGAACATCTTGGTGATGTTGTAGAGCGTTGTATACAAGGAGCCTTTAGCTATGCAGGCCAAGTTTGTATCTCCGTGCAAAGAATTTACGTCCAAAAAGAGCTTTATCATCTCTTCCTTGAAAAGTTTATTGAAAAAGCAAAGCGCCTTATTATAGCCGATCCTCTTTTAGAAAGCACTGACCTCTCTTCAATGATAAATATATCGGAAGCGGAAAGAGTAGAAAAGTGGATTCATGAAGCGGTAGAAGCAGGGGCGAAAGTTGTATGCGGGGGTCAACGTGAAGGAGCTATTTTACAACCTACCGTCATTACAGAAGCAAAGCAAACTTTACCTTTAAATTGTAAAGAAGCTTTTGCTCCTATTGTTACCATCACACCTTATGAACAGTTAGAAGAGGCAATTACGTTAGTAAACAACTCAGAATATGGATTGCAAGCCGGTGTTTATACAACGTCTATTCGCAAAGCTTTTTATGCCACAGAAAACCTTCAAGTTGGAGGCGTTATGATAAATGATATTCCTACGTACCGAGTTGATCAAATGCCTTATGGAGGAGTGAAAAATAGCGGCACAGGACGTGAAGGCATTAAATATTCAATTGACGAAATGACAGAGTTAAAACTAGTTAATTTTAAACTATAA
- a CDS encoding class I SAM-dependent methyltransferase has product MSTETFYEQVGVAMTCRSYKEYEEMFMLDESLLGKGPILDVAGGASSFSTKANEQGYDAFAVDPLYNLSFEEMMCKGQKEMQEASEKLNKSLSSFSWESYGSLAKHIEIRKHSLDLFLNQYQEKKANKRFVYGALPDLPFNNETFSLVLCNHFLFLYEEQFDFNFHLQAIQELIRVTKKGGEIRIYPLVNFRGERYPYLNKLLDTLSRESLSVKTINTLFRFVPAATEVLIIKKAD; this is encoded by the coding sequence ATGAGTACAGAGACGTTCTACGAACAAGTAGGAGTTGCTATGACGTGCAGATCCTACAAAGAGTATGAAGAGATGTTTATGTTAGATGAGAGCCTTTTAGGGAAAGGGCCAATTCTAGATGTTGCAGGAGGAGCGTCTTCTTTCAGCACTAAAGCGAACGAACAAGGATATGATGCTTTTGCTGTTGATCCTTTGTACAACCTATCTTTTGAAGAGATGATGTGTAAAGGGCAAAAGGAAATGCAAGAAGCTAGTGAAAAGCTAAACAAAAGTCTCTCAAGTTTCTCTTGGGAATCATATGGAAGCTTAGCAAAGCATATCGAGATTAGAAAGCATTCCTTGGATCTTTTTCTCAATCAGTATCAAGAAAAAAAAGCCAATAAACGATTTGTATACGGAGCATTACCAGACCTACCGTTTAACAACGAAACGTTTTCTCTTGTTTTATGTAATCACTTTTTATTTTTGTATGAAGAGCAATTTGATTTCAATTTTCATTTACAGGCCATTCAAGAACTAATTCGAGTTACTAAAAAAGGTGGAGAAATACGAATCTATCCTCTAGTGAATTTTAGAGGTGAACGCTACCCTTATTTAAATAAGCTACTAGATACGTTAAGCAGAGAGAGTTTATCTGTAAAAACGATTAATACACTGTTTCGGTTTGTCCCTGCTGCAACAGAAGTATTAATAATTAAAAAAGCGGATTAA
- a CDS encoding glucose 1-dehydrogenase, which translates to MNFADLQEKKVIVTGGGKGIGKDIALSFAKLGSTVVITGRNESTLREAVEELRSYNSNCTYISANIQNVDEVYKMIDGAVSHMGGLDIVVNNAGINIAKPAIEVTEEDWDAVIDTNLKGIFFCSQRAGKYFIQQKSGKIINILSQMAFVGYINRASYCSSKGGGMQLTKALAVEWAPYNVKVNAVAPTFIETELTSGMFEDKSFYQDVISRIPLGTIAKPSDVTGAVLFLASDMANFITGETIKVDGGWTAI; encoded by the coding sequence ATGAATTTCGCTGATTTGCAAGAGAAAAAAGTAATTGTGACAGGTGGAGGCAAAGGAATTGGTAAAGATATAGCATTATCATTCGCCAAATTAGGCTCAACAGTTGTTATTACGGGCCGTAATGAATCTACGTTACGCGAGGCTGTTGAAGAGTTACGGTCTTACAATTCGAATTGCACTTATATATCTGCAAATATTCAAAATGTAGATGAAGTGTACAAAATGATAGATGGTGCGGTATCACACATGGGAGGGTTAGATATCGTTGTCAATAATGCAGGAATAAACATTGCAAAGCCTGCTATTGAAGTAACAGAAGAAGATTGGGATGCTGTAATTGATACCAATCTCAAAGGAATTTTCTTCTGTTCACAGCGTGCTGGTAAGTACTTTATCCAGCAAAAAAGCGGAAAAATCATCAATATCTTATCACAGATGGCATTTGTTGGTTATATTAACAGAGCCTCGTATTGTTCGAGTAAAGGAGGAGGGATGCAGCTAACCAAAGCTTTAGCCGTTGAGTGGGCACCATATAATGTAAAGGTAAATGCTGTGGCACCAACGTTTATTGAAACTGAACTGACATCAGGAATGTTTGAAGATAAGAGCTTCTATCAAGATGTTATAAGTAGAATACCTCTAGGAACAATCGCTAAGCCATCAGACGTTACGGGTGCAGTATTGTTTTTAGCGTCTGACATGGCTAATTTTATCACAGGTGAAACCATTAAAGTTGATGGTGGATGGACAGCAATTTAA
- the zwf gene encoding glucose-6-phosphate dehydrogenase — translation MDSMTFVLFGATGDLAKRKILPALYNLFLSQKIPQPISIIGSGREEMSDADFQSLVRESVETFSRQSVDGRSSIDHFMGYFSYIALDATKAEDYKNLLNLVQQREKDLEIPENRMFYLSVGPDFFDLIALNIKDSGLGSTRGWKRLIIEKPFGHDLKSAQDLNLKLSQVFKEEEIYRIDHYLGKSMVQNLEALEFANPILQSLWNNKHIANIQITASETVGVEERAGYYDQAGAIRDMVQNHLLQLVMMTAMHLPKRINSEEIRDEKRKVMESLRLIKKEDVGMHVIRGQYSDGEVQEQFVDGYKEEPGVATSSQTDTFVAARLWIDNPFWTEVPFYIRTGKRMKTKSTRVVIEFKNSLKYLHVTEKRNLAPNLLIIEINPHEQVSIQLNSKNPLNNGELEPVRVNFSLDQQDVPEAYERLIFDAFCGDPTFFAHWDEVEMSWKWVQPILEAFEENLLPLYSYKSGSYGPEETNRLLNANGFKWWLDEDYISTSKE, via the coding sequence ATGGACTCAATGACTTTTGTTTTATTTGGAGCTACAGGAGATTTAGCTAAAAGAAAGATATTACCGGCTTTATATAATTTATTCTTAAGTCAGAAAATACCCCAGCCAATTTCTATTATTGGGTCGGGGAGAGAAGAGATGTCTGATGCTGATTTTCAAAGCCTAGTAAGAGAGTCAGTAGAAACTTTTTCTCGACAATCGGTAGATGGTCGTTCAAGTATAGATCATTTTATGGGTTATTTTAGCTATATAGCCTTAGATGCAACAAAAGCAGAAGATTATAAGAATTTGTTAAATCTCGTTCAACAACGTGAAAAAGATTTGGAAATTCCAGAAAATCGAATGTTTTATCTATCAGTAGGACCAGACTTTTTTGACCTTATTGCATTAAACATTAAGGATAGTGGGTTAGGTTCTACGCGAGGATGGAAGCGTCTGATAATTGAAAAGCCCTTTGGACATGATTTGAAATCGGCCCAAGATTTAAACCTAAAATTAAGTCAAGTATTTAAAGAAGAGGAAATTTACCGCATTGACCATTATCTTGGAAAGTCAATGGTTCAAAACTTGGAGGCTTTAGAATTTGCGAATCCCATACTTCAATCATTATGGAATAACAAACATATTGCTAATATCCAAATTACGGCAAGCGAAACGGTAGGAGTAGAAGAAAGAGCTGGTTATTATGATCAAGCAGGCGCAATTCGAGATATGGTTCAGAATCATCTGTTGCAACTCGTAATGATGACGGCTATGCATCTACCAAAAAGAATTAATTCAGAAGAGATTCGTGATGAAAAGAGAAAAGTAATGGAGTCACTTCGCCTTATAAAGAAAGAAGACGTAGGTATGCATGTTATTCGCGGTCAGTATAGTGATGGAGAAGTTCAAGAGCAGTTTGTAGATGGATATAAAGAAGAACCTGGTGTTGCCACGTCTTCACAAACTGATACGTTTGTAGCGGCCAGACTGTGGATTGATAATCCATTTTGGACGGAAGTACCGTTTTACATTCGTACAGGAAAAAGAATGAAAACCAAATCTACTCGCGTTGTGATTGAATTCAAAAACTCATTAAAATATTTGCACGTGACTGAAAAAAGAAACCTGGCACCTAATTTATTAATTATTGAAATTAATCCACATGAGCAGGTTTCTATACAGCTTAACAGTAAAAATCCATTAAATAACGGCGAACTTGAACCTGTAAGAGTAAATTTCTCATTGGATCAACAGGATGTTCCTGAAGCTTATGAACGGTTAATTTTTGATGCTTTTTGCGGAGATCCTACTTTCTTTGCTCACTGGGATGAGGTTGAGATGTCTTGGAAATGGGTGCAGCCAATATTAGAAGCTTTCGAAGAAAATCTTTTACCCCTTTATTCTTATAAATCAGGTTCTTATGGTCCTGAGGAAACAAATCGTTTACTGAACGCAAATGGATTTAAATGGTGGTTAGATGAAGATTACATTTCAACTTCGAAAGAGTGA
- the fsa gene encoding fructose-6-phosphate aldolase: protein MKFFIDTANIEDIKKAYKVGVLSGVTTNPSLVAKEGVKFEDRIEEILKIVPEVESVSAEVTPDAETAEDMIAQAEELIKINGGDKNITIKLPMTIPGLEATRYLSKKDVKTNVTLIFTVNQALLAARAGATYVSPFLGRLDDISEDGVHLVTKIAELFRVQNIDSQIIAASVRHPDHVTRVALAGAHIATIPYAVIEQLVKHPLTEQGIEKFAADWKKAVKN from the coding sequence ATGAAATTTTTTATTGATACGGCCAACATTGAGGATATTAAAAAAGCATATAAAGTAGGCGTTTTATCCGGTGTGACAACCAATCCATCTTTAGTCGCAAAAGAAGGCGTAAAATTTGAAGATCGCATTGAGGAAATTCTAAAAATAGTACCTGAAGTAGAATCAGTTTCGGCAGAAGTAACACCAGACGCTGAAACAGCAGAAGATATGATTGCGCAAGCTGAAGAATTAATTAAAATTAACGGCGGAGATAAAAACATTACCATTAAACTTCCAATGACAATCCCTGGTCTAGAAGCAACACGTTACCTTTCGAAAAAAGACGTAAAAACAAATGTAACACTTATCTTTACTGTGAATCAGGCACTTTTAGCAGCCCGTGCAGGTGCTACATATGTATCGCCATTCTTAGGGCGTTTAGATGATATTTCAGAAGACGGTGTTCATCTTGTAACGAAGATTGCAGAGTTGTTCCGCGTACAAAATATTGATTCGCAAATTATTGCCGCTTCTGTCAGACATCCAGACCATGTGACGCGTGTAGCGCTTGCTGGAGCTCATATCGCAACAATTCCATATGCTGTCATTGAACAATTAGTGAAACATCCTTTAACTGAGCAAGGAATCGAAAAATTTGCAGCTGACTGGAAAAAGGCTGTTAAGAACTAA
- a CDS encoding alpha/beta hydrolase: MKEHLLLIPGTLCDERLWSHQLKNLSHVANPNVFIPNQGNSIERMAQLLLKDAPENFALAGLSLGGIVAMEVARQAPERVTRLAFLNSNPYGPRPDQLTQWDELINMVKKGQFEDIVEHKLLPNLIHPSRQSDYPLTSTIRDMANKIGPTAYIQQLQAVSTRQDARESLKAIKVPTLLLVGKEDKVCPPPLHEEMAASIKHSHLIILDNCAHLSSIEQPIATTGALYNWLTL, from the coding sequence ATGAAAGAACATCTATTATTAATACCAGGTACTCTGTGTGATGAACGATTATGGAGCCATCAGCTGAAAAATCTAAGTCATGTAGCAAATCCTAACGTATTTATACCAAACCAAGGAAATTCCATTGAACGCATGGCACAGCTATTACTTAAAGATGCACCTGAAAACTTTGCGCTTGCAGGGTTATCTTTAGGTGGAATCGTTGCAATGGAAGTTGCGCGTCAAGCTCCAGAAAGAGTAACGAGGTTAGCTTTTTTAAATTCAAATCCGTACGGACCTAGACCAGACCAGTTAACGCAGTGGGATGAGCTTATTAACATGGTTAAGAAGGGTCAGTTTGAGGATATTGTGGAACATAAATTGCTTCCTAATTTAATTCATCCTAGTAGACAAAGTGATTATCCACTAACCTCTACTATTCGTGACATGGCAAATAAGATTGGACCCACCGCGTATATACAGCAATTACAAGCAGTCTCAACAAGACAGGATGCTCGTGAAAGCTTAAAGGCTATCAAGGTGCCAACACTGCTTTTAGTTGGGAAAGAAGATAAAGTTTGCCCGCCACCTCTTCATGAAGAGATGGCGGCATCTATCAAACATTCCCACCTTATTATTTTAGACAACTGCGCGCACTTAAGCAGTATAGAGCAGCCTATAGCTACTACAGGTGCTCTATATAATTGGTTAACTCTATAG
- a CDS encoding aldolase/citrate lyase family protein, whose product MLINHVKEKLKKGEKVLGSFISFYSPNLIEMIGYAGFDFVIIDEEHGAFSHSELENMIRTAEGVGVVPIVRVSYDQSSIQKALDRGAMGIQIPMVNSQADALEVVKKAKFSPLGKRGVAYSHRAARYGKDAGESFLNDSDQSIIVLAHIETMEAVRNLNEIANVEGIDGIFIGTTDLSVDMGYKKEGAQHPEVQKVLSLLYRKALETDMIIGTVASDVNGIQESYKKGAHYVGVVGNSIIMSALESVVKDNRATKQAIHP is encoded by the coding sequence ATGTTGATTAATCATGTAAAGGAAAAGCTTAAAAAAGGAGAAAAAGTGCTGGGAAGCTTTATTAGCTTTTATTCACCTAATCTTATTGAGATGATTGGTTATGCTGGCTTTGATTTTGTCATTATTGATGAAGAGCACGGGGCATTTAGTCATTCAGAATTAGAAAATATGATTAGAACAGCAGAAGGAGTGGGCGTAGTTCCGATTGTGCGAGTTTCTTATGACCAATCTAGTATTCAAAAAGCATTAGATAGAGGCGCAATGGGCATACAAATACCTATGGTTAATTCGCAAGCAGATGCTCTTGAGGTCGTTAAAAAAGCGAAATTCTCTCCTTTAGGCAAGAGAGGAGTAGCTTACTCACACCGAGCAGCTCGCTATGGAAAAGATGCAGGTGAATCATTTTTAAACGACTCTGATCAAAGTATTATCGTATTGGCACATATTGAAACGATGGAAGCTGTGAGAAACTTGAATGAAATTGCCAATGTTGAAGGTATTGATGGCATTTTTATCGGTACTACCGATTTATCAGTTGATATGGGGTATAAAAAAGAAGGAGCGCAGCATCCGGAAGTTCAAAAAGTTTTATCATTACTATATAGAAAAGCATTGGAGACAGATATGATTATTGGAACGGTAGCTAGTGATGTTAACGGAATCCAGGAGTCATATAAAAAAGGCGCCCACTATGTAGGAGTTGTAGGAAATTCCATCATCATGTCTGCTTTAGAAAGCGTCGTTAAAGATAATCGAGCAACTAAACAAGCCATACATCCTTAA